Proteins encoded together in one Sulfitobacter pontiacus window:
- a CDS encoding ABC transporter permease, whose product MRRYDIPLAILLGLGLWQAAVLLTDAPHYILPSPWRVAQAAYRARETLIENAWVTTVEVLLGLLIGTALGAVTAIHLALSKTAERLLLPLLVFTQAVPVFALAPLLTLWFGYGMGSKIVMAVLIIYFPVTSAFHDGLTRVPDGYRDLAQSMGARPLRFMRYVQIPHALPSLATGLRLAAVYAPIGAVIGEWVGASKGLGYLMLLANGRAKIDLMFAALIMLACLTVLLHLSVGLLAQRLTRYAEGRSEGGITRSTRA is encoded by the coding sequence ATGAGACGATACGACATACCGCTTGCGATCCTGCTGGGGCTTGGTCTTTGGCAGGCCGCGGTGCTGCTGACCGACGCGCCGCACTATATCCTGCCCTCGCCGTGGCGCGTGGCGCAGGCGGCATATCGCGCCCGTGAGACGCTGATCGAGAACGCATGGGTCACCACCGTCGAGGTGCTGCTGGGGCTGCTGATCGGCACCGCCTTGGGGGCTGTCACCGCGATCCATCTGGCGCTGTCCAAAACGGCAGAGCGTTTGCTGCTGCCGCTGCTGGTCTTTACCCAAGCCGTGCCGGTTTTCGCGCTGGCCCCGTTACTGACGCTGTGGTTCGGCTATGGCATGGGCTCCAAGATCGTGATGGCGGTGTTGATCATCTATTTCCCGGTGACATCCGCCTTTCACGACGGGCTGACCCGCGTGCCAGATGGCTACCGCGATCTGGCGCAATCGATGGGCGCGCGACCGTTGCGGTTCATGCGCTACGTACAAATCCCCCACGCGCTGCCAAGCCTTGCGACGGGGCTGCGGCTGGCGGCGGTCTATGCGCCGATCGGGGCGGTGATTGGCGAATGGGTCGGCGCGTCAAAGGGGCTGGGCTATCTGATGTTGCTGGCCAATGGCCGCGCCAAGATCGACCTGATGTTCGCCGCGTTGATCATGCTCGCCTGTTTGACGGTGCTGCTGCATCTCTCTGTCGGGCTGCTGGCGCAACGACTGACCCGCTATGCCGAAGGCCGCAGCGAAGGCGGGATCACGCGCAGCACCCGCGCGTGA
- the tgt gene encoding tRNA guanosine(34) transglycosylase Tgt, with the protein MKKFSFDLQARDGAARTGVISTPRGDIRTPAFMPVGTAATVKAMMPESVAATGADILLGNTYHLMLRPTAERIDRLGGLHKFMNWDKPILTDSGGFQVMSLSGLRKLTEKGVTFKSHVDGSKHELTPERSMEIQKLLGSDIVMCFDECPALPADRARIADSMRMSMRWAKRSREAFGDRPGHALFGIQQGGLERDFREESAKALIDVGFDGYAVGGLAVGEGQEAMFGCLDFATDMLPVDRPRYLMGVGKPDDIVGAVARGIDMMDCVLPSRSGRTGQVFTRHGVVNIKNARHADDPRPLDEACTCPACSNYSRAYLHHVFRSQEMISGMLLTWHNLHYFQEIMAGMRDAIAAGTFDAWQADFHSQRAQGDIDPL; encoded by the coding sequence ATGAAAAAATTCTCGTTCGATCTTCAGGCCCGCGATGGTGCGGCGCGTACCGGTGTTATCTCTACCCCGCGGGGGGATATTCGCACGCCGGCCTTCATGCCTGTGGGCACTGCTGCCACGGTCAAGGCGATGATGCCCGAAAGCGTCGCCGCGACCGGTGCGGATATCCTGCTGGGCAATACCTATCACCTGATGCTGCGCCCCACTGCCGAACGGATCGACCGTTTGGGCGGGCTGCACAAGTTCATGAACTGGGACAAGCCGATCCTCACCGATTCCGGCGGGTTTCAGGTGATGAGCCTGTCAGGGCTGCGCAAGCTGACGGAAAAGGGCGTGACCTTCAAAAGCCACGTGGACGGGTCGAAACACGAACTGACCCCCGAGCGGTCGATGGAGATTCAAAAGCTGCTCGGCTCCGATATCGTCATGTGCTTTGACGAATGTCCCGCGCTGCCTGCGGATCGCGCGCGGATCGCGGACTCGATGCGGATGTCGATGCGGTGGGCCAAGCGCAGCCGCGAGGCCTTTGGCGACCGTCCTGGTCATGCGCTCTTTGGTATCCAGCAGGGCGGGCTGGAACGTGATTTCCGCGAGGAAAGCGCCAAGGCGCTGATCGACGTAGGCTTTGACGGCTACGCTGTGGGCGGCCTTGCCGTGGGCGAGGGGCAAGAGGCGATGTTCGGCTGTCTCGACTTCGCCACCGATATGCTGCCCGTGGACCGGCCACGCTATCTGATGGGCGTGGGCAAGCCGGATGATATCGTCGGTGCTGTGGCCCGCGGGATTGATATGATGGACTGCGTTTTGCCCTCACGCTCTGGCCGGACGGGGCAGGTGTTCACGCGTCACGGCGTTGTGAACATCAAGAACGCACGCCACGCCGATGACCCGCGTCCGCTGGACGAAGCCTGCACATGTCCTGCGTGCTCGAACTACAGCCGCGCCTATCTGCATCATGTGTTCCGTAGTCAGGAAATGATCTCGGGGATGCTGCTGACATGGCATAACCTGCATTATTTCCAGGAAATCATGGCGGGTATGCGCGACGCGATTGCGGCGGGGACATTTGACGCCTGGCAGGCTGATTTTCATAGCCAGCGTGCCCAAGGCGACATCGACCCGCTTTAG
- the lon gene encoding endopeptidase La — translation MLEPLNASYPVLPLRDIVVFPHMIVPLFVGRDKSVRALEEVMADDKQILLSSQIDPGVDDPDSDGIFNTGVLANVLQLLKLPDGTVKVLVEGQARVRITEYLENDSFFEASAEYLTEEPGDETTTQALLKSVAEEFERYSKVKKNVPEEALSAVTEASEPARLADLVAGHLGIEVEQKQDLLETLSVSERLEKVYGLMQGEMSVLQVEKKIKTRVKSQMEKTQREYYLNEQMKAIQNELGDGEDGKNEVAELEARIADTKLSKEAKEKVDAELKKLKNMSPMSAEATVVRNYLDWILSIPWGVKSRTKKDLGKAQQVLDDDHYGLEKVKERIVEYLAVQQRSSKLKGPIMCLVGPPGVGKTSLGKSVAKATGREFIRISLGGVRDESEIRGHRRTYIGSMPGKIIQALKKAKTTNPLILLDEIDKMGQDFRGDPASAMLEVLDPEQNGTFVDHYLEVEYDLSNVMFLTTSNSYNMPGPLLDRMEIIPLSGYTEDEKREIAKQHLVAKQVKNHGLKAKEFAIEDSALTSMIRYYTREAGVRNLEREIAKVARKSLTKIVKKEADEITVTGDNIEDFLGVKKHRYGLAELEDQIGVVTGLAYTSVGGELLQIEALRLPGKGRMKTTGKLGDVMKESIDAASSYVRSISPKIGVKPPKFDTLDIHVHVPDGATPKDGPSAGLAMVTSIVSVLTQIPVRRDIAMTGEVSLRGNAMPIGGLKEKLLAALRGGITTVLIPTENEKDLPDIPDNVKEGLTIIPVKHVSEVLKHALVREPEAIEWDQEAEDAAAAAALARRNAAGDSATAH, via the coding sequence ATGTTAGAGCCTCTGAACGCGTCCTACCCGGTATTGCCTTTGCGCGATATTGTGGTGTTCCCCCACATGATTGTACCGCTTTTCGTGGGCCGCGATAAATCTGTGCGCGCCCTCGAAGAAGTCATGGCCGATGACAAGCAGATCCTGCTGTCGAGCCAGATTGACCCCGGCGTGGATGACCCCGATTCCGATGGTATTTTCAACACCGGCGTCTTGGCGAATGTGTTGCAACTGCTGAAGCTGCCCGACGGCACCGTGAAGGTGTTGGTCGAGGGGCAGGCGCGGGTGCGCATCACGGAATACCTTGAAAATGATAGCTTCTTTGAAGCCTCTGCCGAATATCTGACGGAAGAGCCCGGTGACGAGACCACCACGCAGGCGCTGCTGAAGTCCGTCGCCGAAGAATTTGAGCGTTATTCCAAGGTCAAGAAGAACGTCCCCGAAGAAGCGCTGTCGGCGGTGACCGAAGCGTCCGAGCCTGCACGTCTGGCCGATCTGGTCGCGGGGCATCTCGGCATCGAGGTCGAGCAGAAACAAGACCTGCTTGAAACCCTGTCCGTCTCCGAGCGGCTCGAAAAAGTATACGGGCTGATGCAGGGCGAAATGTCGGTTCTGCAGGTCGAGAAAAAGATCAAGACCCGCGTCAAATCCCAGATGGAGAAGACGCAGCGCGAATACTATCTGAACGAGCAGATGAAGGCCATTCAGAACGAGCTTGGCGATGGTGAGGACGGCAAGAATGAAGTCGCCGAACTGGAAGCCCGCATTGCGGACACCAAGCTGAGCAAAGAGGCCAAAGAAAAGGTCGACGCCGAGCTGAAGAAGCTCAAGAACATGTCGCCCATGTCTGCCGAAGCCACCGTGGTCCGCAACTACCTCGACTGGATCCTGTCGATCCCGTGGGGCGTGAAGTCGCGCACCAAGAAAGACCTTGGGAAAGCACAGCAGGTGCTGGACGATGATCACTATGGCCTTGAAAAGGTTAAAGAACGCATCGTCGAATATCTTGCCGTGCAACAACGCTCCAGCAAGCTGAAAGGCCCGATCATGTGCCTTGTCGGCCCTCCCGGTGTGGGTAAAACCTCGCTTGGGAAGTCTGTTGCCAAGGCGACGGGGCGCGAATTTATTCGCATCTCGCTGGGGGGCGTGCGTGACGAATCCGAGATCCGCGGTCACCGCCGGACCTACATCGGCTCCATGCCCGGCAAGATCATCCAGGCGCTGAAAAAGGCGAAAACCACGAACCCGCTTATCTTGCTCGACGAAATCGACAAGATGGGTCAGGATTTCCGTGGCGACCCCGCGTCGGCCATGCTCGAGGTGCTTGATCCGGAACAGAACGGCACATTCGTCGACCACTACTTGGAAGTGGAATACGATCTGTCGAATGTCATGTTCCTGACCACGTCGAACAGCTACAACATGCCCGGGCCTTTGCTTGACCGGATGGAGATTATCCCCCTGTCTGGCTATACCGAGGATGAGAAGCGCGAGATCGCGAAACAGCACCTTGTGGCCAAGCAGGTCAAGAACCACGGTTTGAAGGCAAAGGAATTTGCCATTGAAGACAGTGCGTTGACCAGCATGATCCGCTACTACACCCGCGAGGCCGGCGTGCGGAATCTTGAGCGCGAGATCGCCAAGGTTGCGCGGAAATCGCTGACCAAGATCGTCAAGAAGGAAGCCGACGAGATTACCGTAACGGGCGACAACATCGAGGATTTCCTCGGCGTGAAAAAGCACCGCTACGGCTTGGCCGAGCTTGAGGATCAGATCGGTGTCGTAACTGGATTGGCCTATACCTCGGTTGGGGGCGAATTGTTGCAGATCGAAGCCCTGCGCCTGCCGGGTAAAGGTCGGATGAAAACCACCGGCAAGCTTGGCGATGTGATGAAGGAATCCATCGACGCGGCCAGCAGCTATGTACGGTCGATCAGCCCCAAGATCGGGGTGAAGCCGCCCAAGTTCGACACGCTGGATATCCACGTCCACGTGCCCGATGGTGCGACGCCGAAAGACGGCCCCTCTGCCGGTCTGGCAATGGTGACATCGATCGTGTCGGTGCTGACCCAGATCCCCGTGCGCCGCGATATCGCGATGACGGGGGAGGTGTCCTTGCGCGGGAATGCGATGCCAATCGGCGGCTTGAAAGAAAAGCTGTTGGCGGCGCTGCGTGGTGGGATCACAACGGTTCTCATCCCGACCGAGAACGAAAAGGACCTGCCGGATATCCCGGATAACGTGAAAGAAGGGTTGACCATCATTCCCGTCAAACACGTGTCCGAGGTGCTGAAACATGCGCTGGTCCGCGAGCCCGAAGCGATCGAATGGGATCAGGAGGCAGAAGATGCCGCCGCAGCCGCCGCGCTGGCCCGTCGCAATGCTGCAGGGGATAGCGCGACAGCGCATTAA
- a CDS encoding glycerophosphodiester phosphodiesterase family protein, translated as MRLTTALTALALAPTALLADAHSTPVPVEYGARPAYLVDKLPDGDLKDKLASCMGQTASKSDFSIGHRGAPLMFPEHTVQSNVAAARQGAGILECDVTFTADHELVCRHAQNDLHTTTNILVSDLAEKCTTGFTAAAGDEGASAECRTSDITLAEFRTLTPKMDSADATATTAEDYQGGVASFRTQLYSDGADLMTHAESIELFKSLGAKFTPELKSPSVEMPHDGFSQEDYAQKMIDEYKAAGIPASDVWAQSFNLDDVLYWIKAEPEFGKQAVYLVEWSEGFDEQDPSTWTQDFAQLKEQGVQYLAPSLNMLLTNKDGALAASDYAKKASEAGLNLIAWTLERSGPLSTGGGWYFQSVGDIITDDSDYLVALDVLAQDAGVKGVFSDWPATVTYYANCMGL; from the coding sequence ATGCGACTAACTACTGCCCTTACAGCTTTGGCTTTGGCCCCCACCGCGCTGCTGGCCGACGCCCACAGCACCCCCGTCCCTGTCGAATACGGTGCCCGTCCTGCCTATCTGGTGGACAAGCTTCCCGATGGCGACCTCAAGGACAAGCTGGCGTCCTGCATGGGCCAGACCGCGTCCAAATCCGATTTCTCCATCGGGCACCGCGGCGCGCCGCTGATGTTCCCTGAGCATACCGTACAGTCCAACGTTGCCGCCGCCCGTCAGGGTGCAGGCATTCTGGAATGCGACGTGACCTTTACCGCCGATCACGAACTGGTCTGCCGTCACGCGCAGAACGATCTGCACACCACCACCAATATCCTCGTCTCCGATCTGGCCGAGAAATGCACCACCGGCTTCACCGCGGCTGCGGGCGATGAGGGTGCCAGCGCGGAATGCCGCACCTCGGACATCACCTTGGCAGAGTTCCGCACCCTGACGCCCAAGATGGACAGCGCCGACGCCACCGCCACCACCGCCGAAGACTATCAGGGCGGCGTGGCCAGCTTCCGCACCCAGCTGTACAGCGACGGTGCCGATCTGATGACTCACGCGGAATCGATCGAGCTGTTCAAATCCCTCGGCGCGAAATTCACCCCCGAGCTCAAGTCCCCTTCGGTCGAGATGCCCCATGACGGCTTCAGCCAGGAAGACTATGCGCAGAAGATGATCGACGAATACAAAGCCGCGGGCATCCCTGCCTCGGACGTTTGGGCGCAGTCGTTCAACCTGGATGATGTGCTTTACTGGATCAAGGCAGAGCCCGAGTTCGGCAAACAGGCCGTCTATCTCGTGGAATGGAGCGAAGGGTTCGACGAACAGGACCCCAGCACCTGGACACAGGATTTCGCCCAGCTGAAAGAGCAAGGCGTGCAGTACCTGGCCCCGTCGCTGAACATGCTGCTGACCAACAAAGACGGCGCTCTGGCCGCCTCTGACTATGCCAAGAAAGCCAGCGAAGCCGGTTTGAACCTGATCGCCTGGACGCTCGAACGCTCCGGTCCGCTGTCCACGGGCGGTGGCTGGTATTTCCAATCCGTTGGCGACATCATCACCGACGACAGCGACTATCTGGTCGCGCTGGACGTGCTGGCACAGGACGCTGGCGTCAAGGGCGTCTTCTCTGACTGGCCCGCGACCGTCACCTACTATGCCAACTGCATGGGTCTGTAA
- a CDS encoding SUF system Fe-S cluster assembly protein gives MTDSTQPLEGTPLIAPSSTDHPLYEQITEACRTVYDPEIPVNIYELGLIYTIDINAENEVNIKMSLTAPGCPVAGEMPGWVADAVEPLPGVKTVDVELVWEPPWGMDMMSDEARLELGFM, from the coding sequence ATGACCGACAGCACACAACCTCTTGAAGGCACCCCTCTGATTGCGCCCTCGTCAACGGATCATCCGCTGTACGAGCAGATCACCGAAGCCTGCCGCACTGTCTATGACCCTGAGATTCCAGTGAATATCTATGAGCTGGGGTTGATCTACACGATCGACATCAACGCGGAAAACGAGGTCAACATCAAGATGTCCCTCACCGCGCCCGGCTGCCCCGTTGCAGGCGAGATGCCCGGCTGGGTCGCCGATGCGGTCGAACCCCTGCCCGGCGTGAAAACCGTCGACGTGGAACTGGTCTGGGAGCCCCCATGGGGCATGGATATGATGTCTGACGAAGCCCGTCTTGAACTGGGCTTCATGTAA
- a CDS encoding HU family DNA-binding protein: MTTPKKTTTPKPAAPDTAAAPAVVEAPRPVILGPVMRKKELIDTVVERSGVKKRDAKPVVDAMLAVLGEALSDSRELNLLPFGKLKVINEKELKNGKMIRVKVRQVTQGQGGGDTADQPED, from the coding sequence ATGACCACGCCCAAGAAAACCACCACGCCTAAACCAGCCGCACCCGACACCGCCGCAGCACCCGCCGTGGTCGAAGCACCGCGCCCTGTGATCCTCGGCCCCGTGATGCGCAAGAAAGAGCTGATCGACACAGTTGTCGAAAGGTCGGGCGTGAAAAAGCGCGATGCGAAGCCCGTCGTTGATGCCATGCTCGCCGTATTGGGCGAAGCACTGTCGGACAGTCGCGAGCTGAACTTGCTGCCGTTCGGCAAGCTGAAAGTGATCAACGAGAAAGAGCTGAAAAACGGCAAGATGATCCGCGTCAAAGTGCGGCAGGTGACACAGGGGCAGGGCGGCGGCGATACCGCTGATCAACCCGAGGACTGA
- a CDS encoding crotonase/enoyl-CoA hydratase family protein, whose protein sequence is MAVQIDPTSYRNLDIKAHDDGVWVVTLNRPTKRNALDIDTIEELVTFFSAAPRAGVRAVVLAGAGDHFCAGLDLIEHHDEDRSPADFMHVCLRWHEAFNKMEYGGVPVIAALQGAVVGGGLELASSAHVRVMDQSAYFALPEGQRGLFTGGGATIRVTDLVGKARMIDMMLTGRVYQGQEAVDLGLAQYIVEGSSMDKAMELARKAAQNLPLSNFAICSAVSHMQNMSAMDAAYAEAVVAGVVNTQPDARARLAAFADKSGARVRPNAE, encoded by the coding sequence ATGGCCGTTCAGATTGATCCGACCAGCTACCGTAACCTGGACATCAAGGCGCATGACGATGGCGTCTGGGTGGTGACCCTGAACCGTCCCACCAAACGGAATGCCCTGGACATCGACACGATCGAAGAGCTGGTCACCTTCTTCTCCGCCGCACCGCGCGCGGGTGTACGTGCAGTGGTACTGGCGGGCGCGGGGGATCACTTTTGCGCCGGGCTTGATCTGATCGAACACCATGACGAAGACCGCAGCCCTGCCGATTTCATGCACGTCTGTTTGCGGTGGCACGAGGCGTTCAACAAGATGGAATACGGCGGCGTGCCCGTGATCGCCGCATTGCAAGGGGCCGTTGTCGGCGGCGGGCTAGAGCTTGCCAGCTCTGCCCATGTGCGGGTGATGGACCAAAGCGCGTATTTCGCGCTTCCCGAAGGCCAGCGCGGGCTGTTCACCGGCGGGGGGGCTACGATCCGTGTGACCGATCTGGTCGGTAAGGCGCGGATGATCGACATGATGCTCACCGGGCGCGTCTATCAGGGGCAAGAGGCCGTCGATCTGGGCCTTGCGCAGTATATCGTCGAAGGGTCCAGCATGGACAAGGCGATGGAACTGGCGCGCAAGGCGGCGCAGAACCTGCCGCTGTCGAACTTTGCGATCTGTAGCGCGGTAAGCCATATGCAGAACATGTCGGCGATGGATGCCGCCTATGCCGAAGCCGTGGTCGCCGGTGTGGTCAATACGCAGCCTGACGCGCGCGCCCGCCTTGCGGCCTTTGCCGATAAAAGCGGCGCGCGGGTGCGGCCCAACGCGGAATAA
- a CDS encoding ABC transporter ATP-binding protein: MTPPPALRLTGQHRIDARRLFDVDMTLAAGAWTCLLGPSGVGKSTVLRLLLGLETGGAFDGTITASDGQPLAGRISYMAQSDLLLPWLTVIDNIMIGDRLRGTTPDRDRASAMLARVGLQDHAHKKPAALSGGMRQRAALARTLLEDRAVVFLDEPFSALDAGTRAAMQELAAELLHGRTVLLVTHDPAEAARLADHILILSATGVQSWPVPALRAPRPVTAPEVWACQSALLSHLRGVPA; encoded by the coding sequence ATGACCCCGCCGCCCGCGCTGCGTCTGACGGGACAACACCGGATTGACGCGCGCCGACTGTTTGACGTGGATATGACCCTGGCCGCGGGGGCGTGGACCTGCTTGCTCGGCCCGTCGGGGGTGGGCAAATCCACGGTGTTGCGGCTGCTGCTGGGGCTTGAGACGGGCGGCGCATTTGACGGCACGATCACCGCCTCTGACGGGCAACCGCTGGCGGGGCGGATCAGCTATATGGCGCAATCCGACCTGCTGTTACCGTGGCTTACGGTGATCGACAACATCATGATCGGCGACCGGCTGCGTGGGACCACGCCTGACAGGGACCGTGCCTCCGCCATGCTTGCGCGGGTCGGTCTGCAGGATCATGCCCATAAGAAACCCGCCGCCTTGTCGGGCGGGATGCGGCAGCGGGCAGCGCTGGCGCGGACCTTGCTGGAGGATCGCGCGGTGGTCTTTCTGGACGAGCCGTTCTCGGCGCTGGATGCGGGCACCCGCGCCGCGATGCAAGAGCTCGCGGCAGAGCTGTTGCACGGGCGGACCGTGCTGCTGGTCACCCACGATCCGGCAGAGGCGGCGAGATTGGCCGACCACATCCTGATCCTTTCGGCCACGGGCGTGCAAAGCTGGCCCGTCCCCGCGCTTCGGGCGCCGCGCCCCGTCACCGCGCCCGAGGTTTGGGCCTGCCAAAGCGCGCTTCTGTCCCATCTGCGGGGGGTGCCTGCATGA
- a CDS encoding alkene reductase, producing the protein MTEALFTPLKVGGIEAANRIVMAPLTRSRANDDSGEVGDMHVEYYAQRAGAGIIITEASQISAEGKGYIKTPGIYTEGQVAAWKKVTDAVHAKGGKIVIQLWHVGRISHVDIQPDGQKPVAPSAIAAEVKTFTKDGMTPTSEPRALELDEMPRIVADYVHATKMARKAGFDGVEVHGANGYLLDQFLKTSSNQRDDAYGGSVENRARLLFEVLDGVVNAWDGDHVGLRLSPFSPANGIADDDPQKTFTYVVDALNKYNLAYLHMVEGSTGQSRDLDSGEDLGKLRSLFNGVYMANNLYDRDMAIDAVASGKADLVAFGRPYIANPDLAKRLELNAPLNEGDTKTFYAGGEEGYTDYPFLEEVAAE; encoded by the coding sequence ATGACCGAGGCATTATTCACCCCCCTGAAGGTCGGTGGCATCGAGGCCGCGAACCGCATTGTGATGGCCCCGCTGACCCGCAGCCGCGCCAATGACGACAGTGGCGAAGTCGGCGACATGCACGTCGAATACTACGCGCAGCGCGCCGGTGCCGGGATCATCATCACCGAAGCGTCCCAGATCAGCGCCGAAGGCAAAGGCTACATCAAAACCCCCGGAATCTACACCGAAGGGCAGGTTGCTGCCTGGAAAAAGGTGACGGACGCGGTGCACGCCAAGGGCGGCAAGATCGTGATCCAGCTTTGGCACGTGGGCCGGATCAGCCATGTGGACATCCAGCCTGACGGACAAAAGCCCGTCGCCCCCTCGGCCATCGCGGCAGAGGTGAAGACCTTTACCAAAGACGGAATGACCCCGACATCTGAACCGCGCGCGTTGGAGTTGGACGAGATGCCGCGCATTGTCGCCGATTATGTCCACGCAACCAAGATGGCGCGCAAGGCAGGCTTTGACGGGGTCGAGGTCCACGGGGCGAACGGCTATCTGCTGGACCAATTCCTGAAAACCTCAAGCAACCAACGCGATGACGCCTATGGCGGGTCGGTCGAGAACCGCGCACGGCTGCTGTTCGAAGTGCTGGACGGTGTCGTAAACGCATGGGACGGCGATCACGTCGGCCTGCGCCTGTCGCCTTTCTCGCCTGCGAACGGCATCGCGGATGATGACCCGCAAAAGACGTTCACCTACGTCGTGGATGCGCTGAACAAGTACAATCTGGCCTATCTGCACATGGTCGAAGGCTCGACCGGCCAGTCGCGCGATCTGGACAGCGGCGAAGACCTTGGCAAGCTGCGGTCGCTGTTCAACGGCGTCTACATGGCTAATAACCTTTATGACCGCGACATGGCGATCGATGCCGTGGCCAGCGGCAAAGCTGATCTGGTGGCCTTTGGCCGGCCCTATATCGCCAACCCCGATCTGGCAAAACGGCTCGAACTTAACGCACCGCTGAACGAGGGGGATACGAAAACCTTCTATGCCGGTGGCGAAGAGGGCTATACCGATTATCCCTTCCTCGAAGAGGTCGCGGCAGAGTAA
- the rimK gene encoding 30S ribosomal protein S6--L-glutamate ligase, translated as MQELTFGWEEWVALPELGLPAIKAKIDTGARTSALHAHDIEVFGPASKPKVRFNVHPVAGNEDITITCSAPIIDRREVTSSNGEAELRYVISTKMDVAGQSWPIDVTLTNRAGMTSRMLLGRQALTDHITISPTEKRLQPDLSYDVYHTAAVRHRAPKRALRVAVLSREASNYSTSRLVEVGEARGHTVEVIDTTRCYMAINAMAPEVHYDGKRLPRYDAVIPRIGASVTPYGCAVIRQFETIGTYCVNGSAGILSSRDKLHAHQVLASKKIGMPTTAFAASPKDTSNLMALVGTAPLIVKLLESTQGKGVVLAETKKAAESVIDAFRGLKANFLVQDFVKEAAGEDLRCLVVDGKVVAAMKRTGAEGDFRSNLHRGGTAQVVRITKVERDTALRAARAFGLGTAGVDLLRSDSGPKVLEVNSSPGFEGIEKATGKDIVGMVYDMIEARVKPQPVRKRKA; from the coding sequence ATGCAAGAATTGACGTTTGGCTGGGAAGAATGGGTCGCCCTTCCCGAATTGGGGCTTCCCGCGATCAAGGCAAAGATCGACACCGGCGCGCGCACATCGGCGCTGCATGCCCATGACATCGAAGTCTTTGGCCCCGCCTCCAAGCCCAAGGTCCGGTTCAACGTGCATCCTGTGGCTGGCAACGAAGACATCACCATCACCTGCTCCGCGCCCATCATTGACCGGCGCGAGGTCACCTCGTCGAATGGCGAGGCCGAGCTGCGCTATGTCATCTCGACCAAGATGGATGTCGCAGGGCAAAGCTGGCCCATTGATGTGACCCTGACCAACCGTGCGGGCATGACCAGCCGCATGTTGCTGGGCCGTCAGGCGCTGACAGATCACATCACCATCTCGCCCACCGAGAAACGGTTGCAACCGGATCTGAGCTATGACGTCTACCATACCGCCGCTGTGCGTCACCGCGCGCCCAAACGCGCATTGCGGGTCGCCGTGCTGAGCCGTGAAGCCAGCAACTATTCCACCTCGCGTCTGGTCGAAGTCGGCGAGGCCCGTGGCCATACTGTCGAAGTGATCGATACCACCCGTTGCTATATGGCGATCAACGCCATGGCTCCCGAAGTGCATTACGATGGCAAACGTCTGCCGCGCTATGACGCGGTGATCCCACGGATCGGTGCCTCGGTCACGCCCTATGGCTGCGCGGTGATCCGGCAGTTCGAAACCATCGGGACCTACTGCGTCAACGGCTCTGCCGGTATCCTGTCGAGCCGCGACAAGCTGCATGCGCATCAGGTCTTGGCGTCGAAGAAAATCGGTATGCCGACCACCGCTTTTGCCGCCTCGCCCAAGGACACGTCGAACCTCATGGCGCTGGTAGGCACCGCGCCGCTGATCGTGAAACTGCTGGAATCCACCCAAGGCAAAGGTGTGGTGCTGGCCGAGACCAAGAAGGCGGCGGAATCCGTGATTGATGCCTTCCGCGGGCTCAAGGCAAACTTTCTTGTGCAGGATTTCGTCAAGGAAGCCGCGGGCGAGGATCTGCGCTGTCTTGTGGTGGATGGCAAGGTCGTGGCCGCGATGAAGCGCACCGGCGCGGAGGGCGATTTCCGCTCCAACCTGCACCGTGGCGGCACCGCTCAGGTCGTGCGCATCACCAAGGTTGAACGCGACACCGCCCTGCGCGCGGCACGGGCCTTTGGTCTGGGCACTGCCGGTGTGGATCTGCTGCGGTCGGACAGCGGGCCAAAGGTGCTTGAGGTCAACAGCTCTCCCGGGTTCGAAGGGATCGAGAAAGCCACCGGCAAGGATATCGTCGGCATGGTCTATGATATGATCGAAGCGCGGGTAAAGCCGCAGCCGGTGCGCAAGCGCAAAGCGTAG
- a CDS encoding iron-sulfur cluster assembly accessory protein, translated as MFAIPGKQAVTITPKAANQITKLMTSAGHAGLRIGIKKGGCAGMEYTMEYVNEADVNDEVVEQDGARVMIAPMAQMFLFGTEIDYETSLLESGFKFRNPNVTEACGCGESIKFG; from the coding sequence ATGTTCGCAATCCCAGGCAAGCAAGCCGTCACCATCACCCCCAAAGCCGCCAATCAGATCACCAAGCTGATGACGTCCGCCGGCCACGCTGGTCTGCGCATCGGCATCAAGAAGGGTGGCTGCGCCGGCATGGAATATACGATGGAGTATGTGAACGAGGCCGACGTCAATGACGAGGTCGTCGAACAGGACGGCGCGCGCGTGATGATCGCGCCGATGGCGCAGATGTTCCTTTTCGGCACCGAGATCGATTATGAAACCTCGCTGCTGGAATCCGGCTTCAAGTTCCGCAATCCCAATGTGACCGAAGCCTGCGGCTGCGGCGAATCCATCAAATTCGGCTAG